The Methylomarinum vadi genome has a window encoding:
- the speD gene encoding adenosylmethionine decarboxylase, with protein sequence MKKLKLLGFNNLTKSLSFNIYDVCYAPEQQQQAYIKYIDEAYNAKRLTQILKDVAEIIGAHILNIAHQDYDPQGASVTMLIAENEVIPSGMHSESPGPLPETVLAHLDKSHITVHTYPESHPDNGISTFRADIDVSTCGQISPLKALNYLIHSFESDIVIMDYRVRGFTRDVAGYKHFIDHDINSIQNYIAEDTKELYQMIDVNVYQENIFHTKMMLKETELENYLFEKESNLSDDEKLKIQEQLQTEMAEIFYGRSIS encoded by the coding sequence TTGAAAAAATTAAAATTGTTGGGTTTCAATAACCTGACTAAATCTTTGAGTTTCAATATTTACGATGTCTGTTATGCGCCGGAACAACAGCAGCAAGCCTATATCAAGTATATCGATGAAGCTTACAATGCCAAGCGCCTGACACAAATATTGAAAGATGTGGCGGAAATCATCGGTGCTCATATACTGAATATCGCTCATCAGGATTACGACCCTCAGGGCGCCAGCGTTACGATGCTGATCGCAGAAAATGAAGTCATTCCTTCCGGAATGCATTCGGAGTCGCCCGGTCCTTTGCCCGAAACGGTGCTGGCCCATTTGGACAAGAGCCACATCACCGTGCACACGTATCCGGAGAGCCATCCCGATAACGGTATCAGCACTTTTCGCGCCGATATAGACGTATCCACCTGTGGACAGATTTCACCGTTGAAAGCCTTGAATTATCTGATTCATAGCTTCGAATCGGACATCGTCATCATGGATTATCGCGTACGGGGGTTTACCCGCGATGTGGCCGGCTACAAGCATTTTATCGACCACGATATCAATTCGATCCAGAACTACATTGCCGAAGATACCAAGGAACTGTACCAGATGATCGACGTTAATGTGTATCAGGAGAATATCTTTCACACCAAGATGATGCTGAAGGAAACCGAATTGGAAAATTATTTGTTCGAAAAGGAAAGCAACTTGAGTGACGATGAAAAACTGAAAATTCAAGAACAGTTACAGACCGAAATGGCTGAGATTTTCTATGGTAGAAGTATCAGTTAA
- the recD gene encoding exodeoxyribonuclease V subunit alpha, which translates to MNSAILKKHNHNSSAMIELLESWVRREWLRPVDLALTRFLWEENRDAAPELLLATALISHQLGRGHVCLDLRATLDDPYMALSLPPDLYLEDAEDVGLPSDLLSGLSLSAWAEKIGHDDLVGEGHGNTPLVFDGERLYLRRYWQYERGVESAIEQRLKSSARIREELSEEKLRLYLSELFPAANSVETDWQKVACVLAATSAFSVITGGPGTGKTTTVVKLLVLLQRIALNRDRARPLRIRLAAPTGKAAARLKESIAGAIDRLPVPLLEKNGLRDSIPTEVITLHRLLGSYPNSRRFRHDARNPLALDVLVVDEASMVDLEMMAALLSALPDRAHLLLLGDKDQLASVEAGSVLGQLCRRAKDGHFTENTVGWIKNVSGETVAPHFIDEQGLPLDQHIVMLRKSYRFTSHSGIGQLAAAVNAGDGSRIDTVWGQGYEDLAKNDLSTIDDPIFEQIVLGNLVADSAEDSSKGYGHYLSKIQQQKPAIDASKAEFDAWAGSVLAGYSRFQLLCALRKGPFGVEGLNQRVVEILKNKGLIRPSALWYEGRPVLVSRNDYRLGLMNGDIGITLGYPQRDKKTGKVNWVLRVAFPQGDGNDGIRWILPSRLLSVETVFALTVHKSQGSEFEHCALLLPPKRNPVLTRELVYTGITRAKKWFSLISVGNAKSIKDASARIVLRSGGLFKNGF; encoded by the coding sequence ATGAACAGCGCTATACTGAAAAAACACAACCATAATAGCTCAGCGATGATCGAGCTCTTAGAAAGCTGGGTCAGACGCGAGTGGCTGCGTCCCGTCGATCTGGCATTGACGCGGTTTCTGTGGGAAGAAAACCGCGATGCCGCCCCGGAGTTATTGCTGGCGACCGCCTTGATCAGCCACCAGCTCGGACGCGGCCATGTCTGCCTGGATCTAAGGGCGACCCTCGACGATCCGTATATGGCGCTATCTTTGCCGCCCGATTTATATCTCGAAGACGCGGAGGACGTCGGACTGCCATCCGATTTATTGTCCGGTCTGTCGTTGTCCGCCTGGGCCGAGAAGATCGGACATGATGACCTGGTCGGCGAGGGTCATGGCAACACGCCGTTGGTGTTCGACGGCGAACGCCTCTATCTGCGCCGTTATTGGCAGTACGAACGCGGCGTCGAATCGGCCATCGAACAGCGGCTGAAATCGAGCGCTCGAATCCGCGAAGAACTGAGTGAAGAAAAATTACGGCTTTATTTGTCCGAGTTGTTTCCCGCCGCAAATTCGGTCGAAACCGACTGGCAAAAGGTGGCTTGCGTCTTGGCAGCGACCAGCGCGTTCAGCGTCATTACCGGCGGTCCCGGCACCGGTAAAACCACCACCGTGGTCAAACTGCTGGTCTTGCTGCAGCGTATCGCATTGAACCGCGACCGTGCACGGCCCTTGCGCATTCGCCTGGCCGCCCCGACCGGCAAGGCGGCGGCTCGTTTAAAGGAATCGATTGCCGGCGCAATCGACCGATTGCCTGTTCCGCTGCTGGAAAAAAACGGCCTGCGCGATTCCATTCCCACCGAGGTCATCACGCTGCATCGCTTGCTCGGCAGCTATCCCAATAGCCGTAGATTCCGCCACGATGCGAGAAATCCGCTGGCGCTGGACGTGTTGGTGGTGGACGAGGCGTCGATGGTCGATCTGGAAATGATGGCGGCGCTGCTGTCGGCCCTGCCGGATCGGGCGCATTTGTTGCTGCTGGGAGACAAGGATCAACTGGCTTCCGTCGAAGCAGGCTCGGTCTTGGGCCAACTCTGCCGCCGGGCGAAGGATGGGCATTTCACGGAAAACACTGTCGGTTGGATAAAGAACGTCAGCGGCGAAACGGTCGCCCCCCATTTTATAGACGAGCAGGGGCTGCCCCTGGATCAACATATCGTCATGTTACGGAAAAGTTACCGTTTCACCTCGCACAGCGGCATCGGACAACTGGCCGCCGCGGTCAATGCCGGCGACGGTTCGCGAATCGACACGGTATGGGGACAGGGTTACGAGGACCTGGCCAAAAATGACCTCAGCACCATCGATGATCCCATTTTCGAACAAATCGTGCTTGGCAACTTGGTTGCCGATAGCGCCGAAGACTCTTCTAAAGGCTATGGCCACTATCTATCCAAAATCCAGCAACAAAAACCGGCTATAGACGCGTCCAAAGCGGAATTCGATGCCTGGGCCGGCAGCGTGCTCGCCGGTTACAGTCGGTTCCAGCTGTTGTGCGCCCTGAGAAAGGGGCCTTTTGGCGTCGAAGGGTTGAACCAGCGGGTCGTCGAGATTTTAAAAAACAAGGGATTGATTCGACCGTCCGCGCTTTGGTATGAAGGTCGGCCGGTCCTGGTCAGCAGAAACGATTACCGCCTCGGCCTGATGAATGGCGACATCGGCATAACGCTCGGTTATCCGCAGCGGGATAAGAAGACCGGCAAGGTCAATTGGGTATTGCGGGTGGCTTTCCCGCAAGGCGACGGTAACGACGGCATTCGCTGGATTCTGCCCAGCCGCCTGTTGTCGGTCGAAACCGTATTTGCGCTGACGGTGCACAAATCGCAAGGTTCCGAATTCGAACATTGCGCGTTGCTGCTCCCGCCGAAACGCAATCCGGTATTGACCCGTGAACTGGTCTATACCGGCATCACCCGGGCGAAAAAATGGTTTTCCCTGATCAGCGTGGGCAACGCCAAAAGCATCAAGGACGCCTCGGCCAGAATCGTATTACGGTCGGGCGGGTTGTTTAAAAATGGGTTCTGA
- the crp gene encoding cAMP-activated global transcriptional regulator CRP, which yields MPLITDKMINREALEQFLRLCHTRTYPAKVTIIRPGDVGDKLLFIVDGSVSVSVEDEDGRELILAYLNKNEFIGEIGVFKGPEIRTVTVRTRTRCQLAEISYERFNQSLKRELRDYAPEILSMLGEQISSRLLITSRKYRDLAFMDVEGRIARTLLDLAREPDAITHPDGMQIHITRQEIGRIVGCSREMAGRVLKELEDKGLITAHGKTIVVFGTR from the coding sequence ATGCCACTCATTACAGACAAAATGATTAATCGGGAAGCGCTCGAGCAATTCCTGCGGCTTTGTCATACGCGAACGTATCCAGCTAAAGTCACCATCATCCGTCCCGGCGATGTCGGTGATAAATTGCTTTTCATCGTGGATGGCTCGGTCAGCGTCAGTGTCGAAGATGAAGACGGACGGGAACTAATTCTGGCGTATCTCAACAAAAACGAATTCATTGGCGAGATCGGTGTGTTCAAAGGACCCGAAATCAGAACCGTCACGGTGAGAACGCGTACTCGTTGTCAATTGGCGGAAATTTCCTATGAACGTTTCAACCAAAGTCTGAAAAGAGAGTTACGTGATTATGCGCCCGAAATTCTCAGTATGTTGGGCGAACAGATTTCCTCGCGCCTGTTGATCACCAGCCGTAAATATCGCGATCTGGCGTTCATGGATGTCGAAGGCCGCATTGCCCGAACTTTGCTCGACCTGGCAAGAGAACCCGATGCGATCACCCATCCGGACGGCATGCAGATTCATATTACCCGGCAGGAAATTGGCCGCATCGTCGGTTGTTCGAGAGAAATGGCCGGACGGGTTTTGAAAGAGTTGGAGGACAAAGGCCTTATCACGGCCCACGGTAAAACCATCGTCGTATTCGGGACCCGGTAA
- a CDS encoding HDOD domain-containing protein, with the protein MEEKQLLELNISSLDYSPGSIIFNRGEAAESILYLLSGAVYLETAGKQNLTIEAGTFEAMHPLSCGEYRNATAFCKKDAVVIAVPKVAMDLYRQQYNLIPQRLLDLPEQYRNNRLLNKFIASDNIVMPALPDVAMKLRQAMQKDIGVADVVKIVTLDAAISAKLMQVANSPIYRTVNPITTCLNAVNRIGLHSTKNIVTSISLRSLYRNQRNELNVLAQNYWKLSIRISALSYTLAKLTKTCDPEEALLAGLISNIGVIPFLKFADNQPDDQYEIAEVKAALPFVTGALSALILNKWDFPANMKNIPLETQTWFMVEQDKTEAELSDIVLLAKYHAQLGNGRSKLPPITSLPSFAYLKNAELSPDKSLKILQDAKQQVAEAMRFFGP; encoded by the coding sequence TTGGAAGAAAAACAATTGCTGGAGCTGAATATCTCGTCTCTCGACTATAGTCCAGGGTCAATCATTTTCAATCGTGGCGAAGCGGCGGAGTCGATTCTCTATTTATTATCGGGGGCGGTTTATTTGGAGACCGCCGGCAAACAAAACTTGACCATCGAAGCCGGCACTTTCGAAGCAATGCACCCCCTTTCATGCGGTGAATACCGGAATGCCACGGCGTTTTGTAAAAAAGATGCTGTGGTCATCGCGGTGCCCAAGGTGGCAATGGATTTATACCGGCAACAATACAATCTCATTCCGCAACGCTTATTGGACTTGCCGGAACAATACCGGAACAACAGGCTGCTGAATAAATTCATCGCGTCCGATAATATCGTCATGCCGGCCTTGCCCGATGTAGCGATGAAATTGAGGCAGGCGATGCAAAAAGATATAGGCGTGGCCGATGTCGTCAAGATCGTCACGCTGGATGCAGCCATTTCGGCAAAATTAATGCAGGTGGCCAACAGCCCGATCTACCGGACCGTCAACCCTATCACTACCTGCCTAAACGCGGTCAATAGAATCGGCCTGCACAGCACGAAAAACATCGTCACCAGCATCAGCTTGCGCAGCCTCTATAGAAACCAACGCAACGAACTGAATGTATTGGCGCAGAATTATTGGAAACTAAGCATCCGCATTTCCGCGCTCAGCTATACCTTAGCTAAGCTGACCAAAACGTGCGATCCGGAAGAAGCCTTGTTGGCCGGTTTGATTTCCAATATTGGCGTCATTCCTTTTTTGAAATTTGCCGACAATCAGCCGGACGACCAATACGAGATCGCGGAAGTCAAGGCGGCGTTGCCTTTCGTCACTGGAGCATTGAGCGCGTTGATCCTAAACAAGTGGGATTTCCCCGCCAACATGAAAAACATACCGTTAGAAACCCAGACTTGGTTCATGGTCGAACAGGACAAAACAGAAGCGGAATTGAGCGATATCGTGCTGTTGGCGAAATATCATGCGCAATTGGGCAATGGCCGTAGCAAACTGCCGCCGATTACCTCGTTACCCAGTTTTGCCTATCTCAAAAACGCCGAATTGTCGCCCGACAAATCGCTGAAGATACTGCAAGACGCCAAACAGCAGGTCGCCGAGGCGATGCGTTTTTTTGGCCCTTGA
- the recB gene encoding exodeoxyribonuclease V subunit beta, producing MSSTITPLRPLSFPLTGSHLIEASAGTGKTFTIAALYVRLILGHGGGNAFRRGQPLTPPDVLVVTFTDAATQELRDRIRARLTEAAAYFLADPASVEAQEPGRDLLHDLRADYEPEQWPACARKLQLASEWMDEAAVSTIHGWCNRMLREHAFDSQSLFTQNLETDQSELFAEVVRDYWRNHFYTLDVEDLVEVLKFWGHPGALAAAVKPLAEHVDLLPSGAEPKEHLQASREDKENQLAELKQPWPQWTQEIKALLDDAKKGKLIDGRKLRSDWYESWLDSIRDWATDQASETLTLSDSAWKRLSPEGIAEAWKGAPPPDHPAFHAMAILRQALAELPSPEQGILCHAVHWIANAFAAAQKRRAQMGFDDLLTGLDDALHGEYGDKLAQTLRRQFPVALIDEFQDTDPVQYRIFQRVYRIADNRDDCALILIGDPKQAIYAFRGADIHTYLKAREAVQERLYTLNTNFRSTQAMVDAANHCFQYSERRSDGAFLFRDGERNPVPFLPVLANGRQDDFVMNEETVPALTAAVLNGDKPLSKSAYLAQMAEICASRIVAWLNQGQRHRAGFMENNGNLTPLKPNDIAILVNNGNEASHIRHALSRRGVRSVYLSDRESVYAGAQAMEIYRWLAACAEPDNDPLLRAALSTASLGLSFAELDELNHDEEAWENRVVQFKQYREIWRRQGVLPMLRNILFDFDCIDRLLQQPADHNGISGERVLTDLLHLAELLQQASYTLEGEHALIRFLAEQQAAPVSDNDAQKVRLESDADLVKVVTIHKSKGLEYPIVFLPFICATRKTDKKDRPLKWHGEDGELQIALQDSDEVLRLADKDRLGEDVRKVYVALTRARYATWLGLAALNETDDSAIGHLLGLAGMPASQWLDAVKVFAGQQACIAVEFDPSADDDNFTPIAEQTVASEARMPKRAARENWRIGSYSGLRTETQTAAGTPLAAIDDTPQAANLQEALQEVLPTPSPSAAPAGPMHRFPKGAEAGTFLHDLMEWAADQGFRDILEAPAILEDTVLRRSRNRQWEIWASPLSHWLRTLLQAPLPLTADSDDAFGLPQTITLKDLPNYQAEMEFWFETRDVDLERLDAAVTSLTLNGRPRPKLAADTLNGLLKGFMDLVFEYQGKYYVADYKSNWLGHDDASYSRENMDEAIRGHRYDLQYAIYLFALHRLLQSRLPDYDYDRHVGGAVYLFLRGIESDSHGVHFERPPKVLVEKLEQLFQGRDGRIA from the coding sequence ATGAGTTCAACCATTACTCCGTTACGGCCGCTCAGCTTCCCGCTGACCGGCAGCCATTTGATCGAAGCCAGCGCCGGCACCGGCAAGACCTTCACCATTGCGGCATTGTATGTGCGCCTGATCCTCGGCCATGGCGGCGGCAACGCATTCCGGCGGGGCCAGCCGTTGACACCGCCGGACGTTTTGGTCGTGACCTTCACCGATGCCGCCACCCAGGAACTGCGCGACCGGATACGCGCCCGCCTCACCGAAGCGGCCGCGTATTTTCTCGCCGATCCGGCTTCGGTCGAAGCGCAGGAACCCGGCCGGGATTTGCTGCACGATCTGCGGGCCGACTACGAGCCCGAGCAATGGCCGGCTTGCGCCCGAAAACTGCAGCTGGCCTCGGAATGGATGGACGAGGCGGCCGTATCGACGATTCATGGCTGGTGCAACCGGATGTTGCGGGAACACGCTTTCGACAGCCAGAGCCTGTTCACGCAAAACTTGGAAACCGACCAGTCCGAACTGTTTGCCGAAGTCGTGCGCGATTATTGGCGCAATCATTTCTATACGCTCGATGTCGAAGACCTGGTCGAGGTATTGAAATTCTGGGGGCATCCCGGCGCATTGGCAGCCGCCGTCAAGCCGTTGGCGGAACATGTCGACTTGCTGCCGTCCGGCGCGGAACCCAAAGAACACCTGCAAGCAAGCCGGGAAGATAAAGAAAACCAGTTAGCGGAGTTGAAGCAACCTTGGCCGCAGTGGACGCAGGAAATCAAAGCGCTATTGGACGATGCCAAAAAGGGCAAGCTGATCGACGGCCGCAAATTGCGTTCGGATTGGTATGAGTCGTGGCTGGATAGTATTCGTGACTGGGCGACGGATCAGGCTTCTGAAACCTTAACCCTGTCCGATTCGGCCTGGAAACGGTTGAGTCCGGAAGGGATCGCCGAGGCATGGAAAGGCGCCCCGCCGCCCGACCATCCGGCCTTTCATGCCATGGCTATCCTGCGGCAGGCCCTGGCCGAACTGCCCAGTCCCGAACAAGGCATTTTGTGCCATGCGGTACACTGGATTGCCAACGCCTTCGCCGCGGCGCAAAAACGGCGCGCGCAAATGGGCTTCGACGATTTGCTGACCGGATTGGACGACGCGTTGCATGGTGAATACGGCGACAAATTGGCGCAGACCCTACGCCGGCAATTTCCGGTGGCGCTGATCGACGAATTCCAGGATACCGATCCCGTGCAATACCGTATTTTCCAGCGCGTCTATCGGATCGCCGACAATCGCGACGATTGCGCGCTGATTCTGATCGGCGATCCGAAACAAGCCATCTACGCCTTCCGCGGCGCCGATATCCATACCTACCTGAAGGCGCGCGAGGCCGTGCAAGAGCGTTTGTACACGTTGAACACCAATTTTCGCTCGACCCAGGCCATGGTCGATGCCGCCAACCATTGCTTTCAATACAGCGAACGGCGCAGCGACGGCGCGTTTCTATTTCGCGACGGCGAACGCAATCCGGTGCCGTTTCTGCCCGTGCTGGCCAACGGTCGTCAGGACGATTTCGTAATGAACGAAGAAACGGTTCCGGCGCTGACGGCTGCGGTATTGAACGGAGACAAGCCCTTGAGTAAATCGGCCTATCTCGCGCAGATGGCGGAAATTTGCGCCAGCCGAATCGTCGCTTGGCTGAACCAGGGGCAACGGCACCGGGCCGGCTTTATGGAGAATAACGGCAATCTGACGCCGCTCAAACCGAACGACATCGCTATCTTGGTCAATAACGGCAACGAAGCCTCCCATATTCGGCACGCGCTGTCCCGGCGCGGCGTACGTTCGGTTTATCTGTCGGATCGGGAATCGGTCTATGCCGGCGCGCAGGCCATGGAGATATACCGTTGGCTGGCCGCCTGCGCCGAGCCCGACAACGACCCGTTGCTGCGGGCGGCCTTGTCGACCGCGTCGCTGGGGCTGTCGTTTGCCGAATTGGACGAACTGAATCACGACGAGGAAGCCTGGGAGAACCGGGTCGTTCAGTTCAAGCAGTACCGGGAAATCTGGCGGAGGCAGGGCGTGCTGCCGATGTTGCGTAATATCCTGTTCGATTTCGACTGTATCGACCGCCTGCTGCAACAGCCCGCCGATCATAACGGCATCAGCGGCGAACGCGTCCTGACCGATTTGCTGCACCTGGCCGAATTGCTGCAGCAAGCCAGCTACACGCTGGAAGGCGAACATGCCTTGATCCGCTTCCTGGCCGAACAACAAGCCGCGCCGGTCAGCGACAACGATGCGCAGAAAGTCAGATTGGAAAGCGATGCCGACCTGGTCAAGGTCGTGACCATCCATAAATCCAAGGGCTTGGAATACCCCATCGTGTTCCTTCCTTTCATCTGCGCCACCCGCAAGACCGATAAGAAAGACAGGCCTCTGAAATGGCACGGCGAAGACGGCGAGTTACAAATCGCTTTGCAAGACTCCGACGAAGTGCTGCGCTTGGCCGACAAAGACCGCCTCGGCGAAGACGTCCGCAAAGTCTATGTCGCGTTGACCCGCGCCCGCTACGCGACCTGGCTCGGCTTGGCCGCCCTCAACGAAACCGACGACAGCGCGATCGGGCATTTATTGGGCCTGGCCGGCATGCCGGCTTCGCAATGGTTGGATGCGGTCAAGGTTTTCGCCGGGCAACAGGCCTGCATCGCCGTCGAGTTCGACCCGAGCGCCGATGACGACAACTTTACACCGATCGCCGAACAAACCGTGGCCAGCGAAGCGCGTATGCCCAAACGGGCGGCCAGGGAAAATTGGCGCATCGGCAGTTATTCCGGTTTGCGCACCGAGACCCAAACTGCCGCCGGCACGCCGCTCGCCGCCATTGACGACACGCCGCAAGCGGCCAATCTGCAAGAAGCGCTGCAGGAAGTCCTGCCAACTCCATCCCCGTCGGCGGCCCCAGCGGGCCCCATGCACCGCTTCCCCAAAGGCGCCGAAGCCGGCACCTTTCTGCATGATTTAATGGAATGGGCTGCCGATCAGGGCTTTCGTGATATCTTGGAAGCCCCGGCCATCTTGGAGGATACGGTTCTACGCCGCAGCCGGAACCGCCAATGGGAGATTTGGGCATCTCCGTTAAGCCATTGGCTTCGGACCCTGCTGCAGGCCCCCTTGCCTCTGACGGCCGACAGCGATGACGCTTTCGGTCTTCCGCAGACCATCACGCTAAAGGATTTACCGAATTACCAGGCGGAAATGGAATTCTGGTTCGAAACCCGCGACGTCGATCTGGAACGATTGGACGCGGCGGTAACGTCGCTGACGTTGAACGGCCGTCCGCGCCCGAAACTGGCCGCCGACACGCTGAACGGCCTGTTGAAGGGTTTCATGGACCTGGTCTTCGAATACCAGGGCAAATATTATGTCGCCGACTATAAATCCAATTGGCTGGGCCACGATGATGCCAGTTACAGCCGGGAAAACATGGACGAAGCGATTCGCGGCCATCGCTACGACCTGCAATACGCCATCTATCTGTTCGCCCTGCATCGCCTGCTGCAATCCCGCCTGCCGGATTACGACTACGACCGGCATGTCGGCGGCGCCGTCTATTTGTTCCTGCGCGGCATCGAGTCCGACAGCCACGGCGTCCATTTCGAGCGCCCGCCCAAGGTTTTGGTGGAAAAACTGGAGCAACTTTTCCAAGGACGCGACGGGAGAATCGCATGA
- a CDS encoding OsmC family protein — protein METKIKWVDGRMFVGETGSGHAVVLDGPPDHGGRNIGIRPMEMLLLGVGGCSSFDVVEILQKGRHEITNCIAEVSAERVDTIPSVFSKIHLHFKVTGKNLKESAVERAVKLSAEKYCSASIMLGKAVDITHSFEVFED, from the coding sequence ATGGAAACAAAAATTAAATGGGTCGATGGCCGCATGTTCGTCGGTGAGACGGGTAGCGGACATGCGGTGGTGTTGGATGGTCCGCCCGATCACGGCGGCCGAAATATCGGCATTCGTCCGATGGAAATGCTATTGCTGGGAGTGGGCGGCTGCTCGTCATTCGATGTCGTGGAAATTTTGCAAAAAGGCCGCCACGAGATCACCAATTGTATCGCCGAAGTATCGGCGGAAAGAGTCGATACGATCCCAAGCGTATTCAGTAAAATTCATTTGCACTTCAAGGTAACCGGGAAAAATTTGAAGGAATCGGCCGTGGAGCGGGCAGTGAAATTATCCGCGGAAAAATATTGTTCCGCTTCCATCATGCTTGGCAAAGCGGTCGATATTACCCATAGTTTTGAAGTGTTTGAGGACTGA